The DNA segment TGGGCAACGATCGCGCGAGCCGTCCGCGAAAGGGTCAACGCACGACTGAATCCGGGCGCGGCGCGCCGCAGCTTCTGGGAGCGGTTCGTCGATCGCGCCTTTCTGGAGACACCGGAGGAGGGTGTCGTGACGCGGCTGATGGACGAGCTGGATTGCGTTTCCGCGACCCGCTCCGCCATCGGCCGCGTCACGATCGTCGGCGCGGGTCCGGGCGATGCCGAACTCCTGACGTTGAAGGCCGTTCGTGCCTTGCAGGCCGCCGATGTCATTCTCTTCGACGAACCGATCTCGAACGATGTGCTCGAACTTTCCCGCCGGGAGGCAAAGCGCCAGTTCGTGCGCCGGCCGGACAGCCGGGTCTCAGATGACCTGGGCGATATCCATGATGCCATGGTTGAGCTGGTCCTTTCAGGCAAGCGCGTGGTGCGCCTCAAATCCGGTGACCCCACCGCTTCGCTCGGATTGCGCAAAGAAATCCGACTGCTGGAAAGCGAAGGCATTCCCGTCGAGATCGTGCCGGGGGTACGGGCCGAACGCCGTCAACCCAACGCTCAGGGGCCGAGCAAGATCGACGGGCTTCCCAATCTCGGCATTGCTGCCGGCTTGACGACTGTAGCCGCGGGCCAGAGCGTGCACATCGCCAATCACTGACACCTGCAGCATGCCCCTACACCTGCTGAAAGTCATTCGGGCGACGGCGGCGCCTCGCTGCGCAATGCTTCAAGGCGATCGAGAAATGGTCGCTGGGACGCGTTTATCTTCTCCCGCGCTTCCGGCAGGCTGAACCATCCGGCGCGATCGACTTCCGGAAAGGCCTGTGTCTGGCCGCTGTGTGGCGGCCATTCCATTTCGAACATATTGCTGCGGATATCGGTGATGTCGACATCGCTCTCGCTGGCGAAGGCGGTGACGAGCTTGCCGCCTTTCTGGCGCAGCTCGCCAAGGAGCTCCAACGCCCCGCTCATCGCGATGCCGGTTTCCTCCAGGAACTCGCGCCGTGCAGCCGCCTCCGGCTGTTCGTCCGAGTCATATTCCCCCTTCGGGATAGACCATGCCCCAGCGTCCCTGTTGCTCCAGAAGGGACCGCCGGGGTGGACAAGCAGGACACGCAACGCCTCGCCGTCGTATTTGTAGAGCAGGATGCCTGCGCTTCTTTTCGGCATTTGCGATCCTTCCGAGGTCGATGGCAGTCTTGATGAAAATGGTGGTCTTCGATGTGGAGGGAACAGGGGCTATCCGGCGTCCCTGGCAAGAGGATATCATTGCCGAGCCGCATTTCGAACAGAGCGAGCTGCGATGGCGACCGGTGCAACTTCAAGGAGGCTAAAGCCGATGCGGGCGATGGTCCTTGAGAGGATCGGAAAACCGCTGAAGGCGGTGGAGCGGCCGCTTCCCGAACCGCTCGCCGGTGAGATCCGGCTGCGCGTCGAGGCCTGCGCTGTCTGCCGGACCGATCTGCACGTGGTCGACGGCGACCTGCCGCGGCCGAAGCTGCCGCTCGTTCCGGGCCACGAGATCGTCGGCATCATCGAAGCGGTCGGGCGCGGCGTCGATCCGGCCCGCATCGGTCGGCGCGCCGGCGTCCCATGGCTCGGCCATACCTGCCAGCACTGCTTCTATTGCCGGTCGAACGCAGAGAACCTTTGTGACGATCCGCTGTTCACGGGCTATACCCGCGACGGAGGCTTCGCCACCAATGTCATCGCGGATGCAGACTATGCCTTCGATCTCGATCCCGACGGCGATCCTGTCGCGCTTGCGCCCCTCCTCTGCGCGGGTCTCATTGGCTGGCGCTCGCTGAAACGGGCTGGCGACGGCCGGAGGATCGGCATCTACGGCTTCGGCGCCGCCGCGCATATCATTACCCAGATCTGCGTCTGGCAGGGCCGGCACGTCTACGCCTTCACCCGCCCGGACGATGCCACGGCGCGGCGCTTCGCCCTCGACCTCGGCGTGCTCTGGGCCGGCGGTTCGGACGAGCCACCGCCGGAGCCGCTCGACGCTGCGATCATCTTTGCGCCGATCGGAAACCTCGTGCCGGCGGCACTGAAAGCAGTGCGCAAGGGCGGTCGTGTGGTCTGCGGCGGCATCCACATGAGCGATATTCCCGCCATGCCCTATGCTGTGCTTTGGGGCGAACGTGAACTGGTTTCGGTCGCCAACCTCACGCGCCGGGATGGCCGTGAGTTTTTCGCGATCGCGGCAGAAGCGGGCGTCAAGACGCACACCATCGTCTATCCGCTTGATGAAGCCAACCTTGCCCTTGCCGATCTCCGCGCCGGCAGGCTGAGCGGCGCGGCCGTACTCGTTCCCTGATGGGCTAGTTCCCTGATGGGCTAGGTGGAAGCAGGCCCACCTTCCGGCGATTTCAGGTAGCTGATCACTGCGTCGGCGATCATCGAGCGATGCCGTTCGATCGTCGCCTTTTCCGAAAGGTCACGGCGGAAGATCGTGCCGAATGTATAGCGGTTCGAGACGCGGAAGAAGCAGAAGGCGCTGATCAGCATGTGAACATCGATCGGGTCAGCCTTGCGCCGAAAGGTGCCGTCGGCGAGACCGCGTGCGATGATGGCCTCGATCATCTGAATGACCGAGACGTTGAGCTCGCGGATCGCTTCCGAACGAAGCATATGCGCCGCGTGGTGAATATTCTCGATACTGACCAGACGGACGAAATCCGGATTGCTCTCATCGTGATCGAAGGTGGTTTCGATCAAGGTCCTCAGCGCCTTTTCCGGCGGCAGGTTGGCGAGTTCGAGATCGGCTTCGAGCGTGCGGATCCTGCGATAGGAGCGCTCGAGCACGGCGAGATAGAGCCCCTCCTTGCTGCCGAAATAGTAATAGATCATCCGCTTCGAGGTGCGCGTGCGCTCGGCAATCGCATCCACCCTCGCGCCGGCCAGCCCGTGCGTCGAAAACTCTTCCGTCGCTACCGCAAGAATATCCTCCTGCGTCCTTTGCGGATCGTTCTTTCTGCCGTTCCCCTGCCGCTCCGCCATTTCCGCACTGCTTCCCGGCCCAGACAGGCCATTGAATCGTCACGCCTATTTCCTGCGGGTCGCACGCGCCTCGATGAATGCCCGAAACGCCTCGTCTCGCGATCCGAGACTGCCAACTTCGTCGAAAATGACTGCCGATTTTCGACCCCTAGCTGTGCCCCGCAGGAGCAATTCCTCAAGTCATATTCACGTTATCATCCTCTTTCAATAGCACGACACTTGACATTCGAACTAGTTAGTACATTTTAAAAATCAGATGCCGGAACCGTGCCGAGGAGCGCGGGAAGGCCGCCGGCGAACCGCCGCGCGTTGGAAGGAGGAGGTCTGCCACCGGCGCGTCGTCGCGACGTGCTGCCGGCACGCCTATCGCTTTGGGAGGAGCGGATGGCCCGCATCATCGATTTCTATTTCTTCGCGCTGAAGGTGACGATCGCGCTGCTGCTCGCCGGCATGGTCGTGCTCGTCTTCGGCAATGTCGTCCTGCGCTACGCCTTCAACCAGGGGATCACGGTTTCCGAGGAACTGTCGCGGATGTTCTTCGTCTGGCTCACCTTTCTCGGCGCCGTCGTCGCCATGCGCGAACACGGCCATCTCGGCGTGGACTCCCTCATCAAGCGCCTGCCGCCTTCTGCCGCAAAGGTGGCCGTGCTTTGTGGCCATGCGCTGATGCTCTATGCCACATGGCTGGTGATCAGCGGCAGCTGGACGCAGACGCTGATCAACCTTCATGTCGGCGCGCCGGCGACCGGCATCCCGATGGCCTTCTTCTATGGCGCCGGTCTCGCCTTCGGCATCCCGGCCTTCCTGATCCTTCTTTCCGACGCCTTCGCGATCGCGACCGGCCGCATCGACGTGACGACGGTCGACCTCGTGCGCGAGAGCGAGGATGAGGCCGCCCTCGACGATCTGCCCGAGCCCATGCTCGGCCAGCTCTCGCCGAAGCATTGAGGAGGCGACGATGACGGTCACCATCTTTCTCGGCGCGCTTCTCGGACCCATGGCACTCGGCGTGCCGATCGCCTTCGCCCTGATCCTGAGCGGCGTCGCGCTGATGCTCTATCTCGGGCTGTTCGACGCCCAGATCGTCGCCCAGAACGTCTTGAACGGCGCCGACAGCTTCCCGCTGATGGCAGTTCCCTTCTTCCTGCTCGCCGGCGAGGTCATGAACACCGGCGGCCTTTCCCGCCGCATCGTCGCGCTGGCGCTGGCGATGGTCGGCCATATCCGCGGCGGCCTCGGTTTCGTCGCGATCTTCGCAGCCTGCATCCTTTCGAGCCTCTCCGGCTCGGCCGTCGCCGACGCGGCCGCGCTTGGCGCCCTCCTCCTGCCGATGATGCTGAAGTCGGGCCACGACCCGGCGCGCGCCGGCGGGCTGCTGGCGTCTGCCTCGATCATCGGACCGATCATCCCGCCGTCGATCGGCTTCATCCTCTACGGCGTGGTTGGTGGCGTCTCGATCACCAAGCTTTTCCTCGCCGGCATCTTCCCCGGGCTGATGATCGCCGCTGCCCTTTGCATCACCTGGCTCATCGTTGCCCGCAAGGAGCAGTCCGAACTGCCGCCGAGGGAGAGCGGCGCGGTGCGCCTCAAGGCCTTCGTCGACAGCTTCTGGGCGCTGATGCTGCCGGTGATCATCATCGTCGGACTGAAGTTCGGCGTCTTCACGCCGACGGAAGCGGGCGTGGTCGCGGCCGTCTACTCGCTGTTCGTCTCGATGGTCATCTACCGCGAACTGCCGCCGGCGCAGCTCTTCCACGTCTTCGTCGCGGCCGCCAAGATCACCGCGGTCGTCATGTTCCTGGTCGCCTGCGCGGCGGTCTCGGCCTGGCTGATCACGGTCGCCGACGTGCCCGGCGCGCTCGCCGCCCTCGTCGAACCGCTGATGGACAATCAGACCGCGCTCCTCGTCGCGATCATGGTTCTGATCGTCGTCGTCGGCACCGCCATGGACATGACGCCGACCATCCTGATCATGACGCCGGTGCTGATGCCGGTCATCAAGCAGGCGGGCATCGACCCGGTCTATTTCGGCGTGCTTTTCATCATCAACAATTCGATCGGCCTCATCACCCCGCCCGTCGGCACGGTTCTGAACGTCATCTGCGGCGTCTCGAAACTGTCGATGGAAGACTTGATGAAGGGCGTCGTGCCGTTCCTGATCGCCGAACTGATCGTTCTTTTCCTGCTCGTCCTCTTCCCTCAGCTGGTGACCGTTCCGGTCTCCTGGTTCGGGCGCTGACGGGCGTGACTTCTGACTGTCAACACGGCCGGCGTGACACCGGTCCAACCTGGGAGGAAAACATGTTGAACAGACTGACGAAACTGGCATTGGGCCTCGCCCTGCCACTTGTACTGCTGACGGCCGGGCCGGCATTTGCGGAGATCCGCGACCAGACCATCAAATTCGCCTCGGCGAACAACAAGGGTCACCCGCAGGTCACCGGCATGGAGAAGTTCGCCGAACTCGTCAACGAGAAGAGCGGCGGCAAGATCGCGGTGAAACTGTTCCCCGGCGGCACGCTGGGCGGCGACGTCCAGACCGTCTCGGCGCTGCAGGGCGGCGTCATCGAGATGACGGTGCTCAATGCCGGCATTCTCGCAAGCAACGTCAAGGAGTTTGGCGCCGTCGACCTTCCGTTCCTGTTCAACAGCGGCGAAGAGGCCGACAAGGTCATGGACGGCCCGTTCGGCACCGGCCTGATCGAGCGCCTGCCCGACACCGGCCTCGTGGGCCTCGCCTATTGGGAACTCGGCTTCCGCAATCTCACCAACAACCGTCATGCGGTTACCAAGCTGGAAGACATCAAGGGCCTGAAGATCCGCACGATCCAGTCGCCGATCCCGGTCGAGCTCTTCAACTCGCTCGGCGCCAACGCCGTGCCGCTGCCCTATACGGAGCTCTACACCGCGCTTGAAACGGGAACCGTCGACGGCCAGGAAAACCCGGCCGCAAACATCCTCAATGCGAAGTTCTACGAGGTGCAGAAATACATGACGCTGACCCGTCACCAGTACAACCCGCAGATCGTGCTGATCTCGAAGAAGTTCTGGGACGGCCTCAACGACGAGGAGAAGGCGGTCCTGCAGCAGGCTGCGGTCGAAGCACGCGACTTCCAGCGCAAGGTATCGCGCGAGCAGGATGCAGCAGCGCTCGAGGAAATTCGCAAGACCGGCATGGAGGTCAGCGAACTCAGCCCGGAAGAAACGCAGAAGCTGCGCGATGCGGTCAAGCCGATGATCGACAAGTTCAGTGCCGACATCGGCCAGGAGACGGTGCAGGCGCTCTTCAAGGAGATCAGCGCCGTGCGCGGCCAGTAACGAAAAAAGCCGCCGGCCCGCCAGCTGCGAAAGGTGGGCCGGCTTCAGCGGCGCTGCGGATGCCGTCGGCGCGGAAAACACATGGAACGGGAAACCATGACAGAAACGCTCGTAAGATCTTTGAGGGCCGGCCTGATCGGCTCTGGCATCCAGGCCTCGCTGACACCGGCGATGCATATGGCGGAGGGCGCCGCGCAGGGGCTCCGCTACGAATACGAGCTGATCGATCTCAATGTGCTCGGTGCAACGGAGAATGACTTGCCGCATATTATCGCCGACGCCGAGCGACGCGGCCTTGCCGGGCTCAACATCACCCATCCCTGCAAGCAGGCGGTCATTTCCTTTCTCGATGAGCTCGCCCCTGACGCCCGGCGGCTCGGCGCCGTCAATACCGTCGTGCTCAAGGGCGGCCGGCGCTACGGCCACAACACGGACTGGTGGGGTTTCGCGGAAGGCTTCCGGCGTGGTCTGCCGGATGCCGATCTCGCCTCGGCCGTGCAACTCGGCGCCGGCGGCGCAGGTGTCGCGACGGCCTACGCCGCGCTTTCGCTCGGTCTGCGGCGGCTTACCGTCCTCGACCGCCAGCTGGAGCGCGCGCAATCGCTTGCCGAGATGCTTTCGCCGATTTTTCCCGAGGCCGACATTGTGGCCGGTACGGATCTCGCCGCCGCGATGCGGGACGCATCGGGGCTCATCCACGCCACCCCGACCGGAATGAC comes from the Sinorhizobium garamanticum genome and includes:
- a CDS encoding siroheme synthase, translating into MDALPLPLNDRAAKPSPQRVAPLATLPLFWTLKNKRVVVAGGSDAAAWKAELLAACGAEVHLHAPRAELSDVFLGLMQRGAAHEDGRLVHHDEFWHPGIFSGAAIAIADCGDDAEAEAFFNAARAAGVPVNVIDKPAFCQFQFGSIVNRSPVVVSISTDGAAPILAQAIRRRIEALLPPAIKGWATIARAVRERVNARLNPGAARRSFWERFVDRAFLETPEEGVVTRLMDELDCVSATRSAIGRVTIVGAGPGDAELLTLKAVRALQAADVILFDEPISNDVLELSRREAKRQFVRRPDSRVSDDLGDIHDAMVELVLSGKRVVRLKSGDPTASLGLRKEIRLLESEGIPVEIVPGVRAERRQPNAQGPSKIDGLPNLGIAAGLTTVAAGQSVHIANH
- a CDS encoding NUDIX domain-containing protein, translated to MPKRSAGILLYKYDGEALRVLLVHPGGPFWSNRDAGAWSIPKGEYDSDEQPEAAARREFLEETGIAMSGALELLGELRQKGGKLVTAFASESDVDITDIRSNMFEMEWPPHSGQTQAFPEVDRAGWFSLPEAREKINASQRPFLDRLEALRSEAPPSPE
- a CDS encoding zinc-dependent alcohol dehydrogenase family protein, giving the protein MRAMVLERIGKPLKAVERPLPEPLAGEIRLRVEACAVCRTDLHVVDGDLPRPKLPLVPGHEIVGIIEAVGRGVDPARIGRRAGVPWLGHTCQHCFYCRSNAENLCDDPLFTGYTRDGGFATNVIADADYAFDLDPDGDPVALAPLLCAGLIGWRSLKRAGDGRRIGIYGFGAAAHIITQICVWQGRHVYAFTRPDDATARRFALDLGVLWAGGSDEPPPEPLDAAIIFAPIGNLVPAALKAVRKGGRVVCGGIHMSDIPAMPYAVLWGERELVSVANLTRRDGREFFAIAAEAGVKTHTIVYPLDEANLALADLRAGRLSGAAVLVP
- a CDS encoding TetR/AcrR family transcriptional regulator, which translates into the protein MAERQGNGRKNDPQRTQEDILAVATEEFSTHGLAGARVDAIAERTRTSKRMIYYYFGSKEGLYLAVLERSYRRIRTLEADLELANLPPEKALRTLIETTFDHDESNPDFVRLVSIENIHHAAHMLRSEAIRELNVSVIQMIEAIIARGLADGTFRRKADPIDVHMLISAFCFFRVSNRYTFGTIFRRDLSEKATIERHRSMIADAVISYLKSPEGGPAST
- a CDS encoding TRAP transporter small permease, whose amino-acid sequence is MARIIDFYFFALKVTIALLLAGMVVLVFGNVVLRYAFNQGITVSEELSRMFFVWLTFLGAVVAMREHGHLGVDSLIKRLPPSAAKVAVLCGHALMLYATWLVISGSWTQTLINLHVGAPATGIPMAFFYGAGLAFGIPAFLILLSDAFAIATGRIDVTTVDLVRESEDEAALDDLPEPMLGQLSPKH
- a CDS encoding TRAP transporter large permease, which codes for MTVTIFLGALLGPMALGVPIAFALILSGVALMLYLGLFDAQIVAQNVLNGADSFPLMAVPFFLLAGEVMNTGGLSRRIVALALAMVGHIRGGLGFVAIFAACILSSLSGSAVADAAALGALLLPMMLKSGHDPARAGGLLASASIIGPIIPPSIGFILYGVVGGVSITKLFLAGIFPGLMIAAALCITWLIVARKEQSELPPRESGAVRLKAFVDSFWALMLPVIIIVGLKFGVFTPTEAGVVAAVYSLFVSMVIYRELPPAQLFHVFVAAAKITAVVMFLVACAAVSAWLITVADVPGALAALVEPLMDNQTALLVAIMVLIVVVGTAMDMTPTILIMTPVLMPVIKQAGIDPVYFGVLFIINNSIGLITPPVGTVLNVICGVSKLSMEDLMKGVVPFLIAELIVLFLLVLFPQLVTVPVSWFGR
- a CDS encoding TRAP transporter substrate-binding protein; this encodes MLNRLTKLALGLALPLVLLTAGPAFAEIRDQTIKFASANNKGHPQVTGMEKFAELVNEKSGGKIAVKLFPGGTLGGDVQTVSALQGGVIEMTVLNAGILASNVKEFGAVDLPFLFNSGEEADKVMDGPFGTGLIERLPDTGLVGLAYWELGFRNLTNNRHAVTKLEDIKGLKIRTIQSPIPVELFNSLGANAVPLPYTELYTALETGTVDGQENPAANILNAKFYEVQKYMTLTRHQYNPQIVLISKKFWDGLNDEEKAVLQQAAVEARDFQRKVSREQDAAALEEIRKTGMEVSELSPEETQKLRDAVKPMIDKFSADIGQETVQALFKEISAVRGQ
- a CDS encoding shikimate dehydrogenase, which encodes MTETLVRSLRAGLIGSGIQASLTPAMHMAEGAAQGLRYEYELIDLNVLGATENDLPHIIADAERRGLAGLNITHPCKQAVISFLDELAPDARRLGAVNTVVLKGGRRYGHNTDWWGFAEGFRRGLPDADLASAVQLGAGGAGVATAYAALSLGLRRLTVLDRQLERAQSLAEMLSPIFPEADIVAGTDLAAAMRDASGLIHATPTGMTKYPGLPLDAELLDARHWVAEIVYFPLETALLREARRRGCRTLDGGGMAVFQAVGAFRLFTGLEPDAARMLGHFRALTG